A genome region from Haloactinospora alba includes the following:
- a CDS encoding GNAT family N-acetyltransferase, producing MEDDGYTVTDNPDEHRYEIRGDGAPAGVAEYILTGGVMVFTHTQVGSPFAGRGLGSRLVRGALDDVRARNLRVIPVCPYVKGWIGRHPDYADLLYDAPASEVHD from the coding sequence ATGGAGGACGACGGCTACACCGTCACCGACAACCCGGACGAACACCGCTACGAGATCCGCGGCGACGGCGCACCCGCCGGGGTGGCGGAGTACATCCTCACCGGTGGGGTGATGGTGTTCACTCACACCCAGGTCGGGTCGCCGTTCGCGGGCAGGGGGCTGGGGAGCCGGCTCGTCCGCGGCGCGCTGGACGACGTACGCGCGCGGAACCTGAGGGTCATACCGGTGTGCCCGTACGTGAAGGGGTGGATCGGCCGCCACCCCGACTACGCGGACCTCCTCTACGACGCCCCGGCGAGCGAGGTCCACGACTAG
- a CDS encoding glycine betaine ABC transporter substrate-binding protein yields MRKIGNRSLLAKAAVVLLALLVTSSCAMRTTSMLRDPNTVRIALNSWVGYEADAAVIKHLLEQELNYEVQLIQLAEQPSWQALDQGAADVILENWGHEDLLETYGPDGNGTVLDGGPNGNIGHIGWYMPEYLVEEYPDINTPEGLREHSDVFQTPESGDKGEFLAGAPGFVTQDQGMINHYDLPFEIVYAGSEASQLTEVQKRYEREEPVLFYSQEPSWVQNQLDLVRVEFPEWTEGCTDDPDDIACDYPRYDLNKIYRTGFAEEDSAAFELIDRWKWDNTDQNAVAQKIADGNMDRADAAAEWVENNPDVWQSWVPERTDR; encoded by the coding sequence ATGCGCAAGATAGGCAACAGGTCACTGCTCGCGAAGGCGGCGGTCGTGCTGCTCGCACTGCTGGTGACAAGTTCGTGCGCGATGCGTACGACATCCATGCTGCGCGACCCCAACACGGTTCGCATCGCCCTGAACTCCTGGGTGGGTTACGAGGCCGACGCGGCTGTGATCAAACACCTGCTGGAGCAGGAGCTCAACTACGAGGTCCAGCTCATCCAACTCGCCGAACAACCCTCGTGGCAGGCGCTCGACCAGGGCGCCGCCGACGTGATCCTGGAGAACTGGGGCCACGAGGACCTGTTGGAGACCTACGGGCCCGACGGGAACGGGACCGTGCTCGACGGCGGCCCCAACGGCAACATCGGCCACATCGGCTGGTACATGCCGGAGTACCTGGTGGAGGAGTACCCCGACATCAACACACCCGAGGGGTTGCGGGAGCACTCCGACGTCTTCCAGACGCCGGAAAGCGGTGACAAGGGCGAGTTCCTCGCCGGCGCTCCCGGGTTCGTCACCCAGGACCAGGGCATGATCAACCACTACGACCTGCCGTTCGAGATCGTCTACGCGGGGTCGGAAGCCTCCCAGCTCACCGAGGTGCAGAAGCGCTACGAGCGCGAGGAGCCGGTGCTGTTCTACTCCCAGGAGCCGAGCTGGGTCCAGAACCAGCTGGACCTCGTGCGGGTGGAGTTCCCCGAGTGGACCGAGGGGTGCACCGACGATCCCGACGACATCGCCTGCGACTACCCCCGCTACGATCTGAACAAGATCTACCGGACGGGGTTCGCGGAGGAGGACAGCGCGGCCTTCGAACTCATCGACCGGTGGAAGTGGGACAACACGGACCAGAACGCCGTCGCGCAGAAGATCGCCGACGGGAACATGGACCGTGCGGACGCCGCCGCGGAGTGGGTGGAGAACAACCCGGACGTGTGGCAGTCCTGGGTCCCGGAGAGGACCGACAGGTGA
- a CDS encoding GNAT family N-acetyltransferase has translation MDTDTGTLRFRAAQAADTPHVVDLVNSAYRGNSSRGGWTTEANLLGGQRTDPDMVAELLAKPDTTLLLAESGGELAACCELRRSGDGDAYFGMLCVRPTMQGTGLGRAVLRRAERLAVRWWRARRMRMTVIRQREELVSWYERRGYERTGVTAPFPYGDERFGVPQRPDLEFTELARTLPPAGEDASPGEER, from the coding sequence ATGGACACCGACACCGGAACGCTGCGGTTCCGGGCGGCGCAGGCGGCGGACACGCCGCACGTCGTCGACCTCGTGAACTCCGCCTACCGCGGGAACAGCTCGCGCGGCGGATGGACCACGGAGGCGAACCTCCTCGGGGGCCAGCGCACCGACCCCGACATGGTGGCGGAACTGCTGGCGAAACCCGACACCACGCTCCTTCTGGCCGAATCCGGCGGGGAGCTGGCCGCCTGCTGCGAACTGCGCCGCTCCGGCGACGGCGACGCCTACTTCGGCATGCTGTGCGTCCGCCCGACGATGCAGGGGACGGGCCTGGGCCGGGCCGTCCTGCGGCGCGCCGAACGGCTCGCCGTCCGGTGGTGGCGGGCGCGGCGGATGCGGATGACCGTCATCCGCCAGCGGGAGGAACTGGTCTCGTGGTACGAGCGGCGGGGATACGAGCGAACCGGAGTGACGGCCCCGTTCCCGTACGGGGACGAGCGGTTCGGCGTGCCGCAGCGACCGGATCTGGAGTTCACGGAGCTGGCGCGCACCCTCCCGCCCGCCGGCGAGGACGCCTCCCCGGGGGAGGAACGGTAG